In the genome of Thunnus maccoyii chromosome 15, fThuMac1.1, whole genome shotgun sequence, one region contains:
- the LOC121912698 gene encoding hepatic lectin-like isoform X2, translated as MMSHTEGEALDSQQHAVSKGGSKVTSERVALLVLSALLVVALIVIYRVSMVNMQTKEKYQTLEERHQTLTAKCKDLEKNFTGDSCPKCDKGWEQHGGKCYYFSITNSSWEESRRYCQSHGGDLVKIDSRDEQIFLTKKLSDKMNYHEDKFWIGLTDSKKEGEWFWVDDSQLNTSLSFWRENEPDNWKGEKGENREGQDCVRMGEKGETKDLNCWFDEFCDKPHKSICEKQALNWT; from the exons ATGATGAGTCACACAGAAG GTGAAGCTCTTGACTCCCAACAACATGCAGTGTCAAAAggagggtcaaaggtcacatcaGAGAGAGTGGCCCTGCTGGTTCTCAGCGCTCTTTTGGTTGTCGCTCTCATTGTTATTTATCGTGTCT CTATGGTCAACATGCAAACCAAGGAAAAGTACCAAACACTGGAAGAAAGGCACCAAACACTGACAGCCAAGTGTAAAGATCTGGAGAAAAATTTCACCG GTGATTCATGTCCGAAATGTGACAAAGGTTGGGAGCAACATGGAGGGAAGTGCTATTATTTCTCCATCACAAATTCATCCTGGGAAGAGAGCAGACGTTACTGCCAAAGTCACGGAGGAGACCTGGTGAAGATAGACAGCAGGGATGAGCAG ATATTCTTGACAAAGAAACTGAGTGACAAAATGAACTATCATGAGGACAAGTTCTGGATCGGACTGACAGACTCAAAGAAAGAGGGCGAATGGTTTTGGGTGGACGACTCACAACTGAACACAAG TTTGTCTTTCTGGCGAGAAAATGAGCCGGACAATTGGAAAGGGGAAAAAGGGGAAAATCGTGAAGGACAGGACTGTGTGAGGatgggagagaaaggagaaactAAAGATCTGAACTGTTGGTTTGATGAATTCTGCGACAAGCCTCACAAAAGTATTTGTGAGAAACAAGCATTAAACTGGACTTAG
- the LOC121912698 gene encoding CD209 antigen-like protein E isoform X1, whose translation MMSHTEGEALDSQQHAVSKGGSKVTSERVALLVLSALLVVALIVIYRVSMVNMQTKESLQMLKTKYKEVQRHLNETLSRKVVPPSCPQPPEIKPSDSCLKCDKDWLQFGGKCYYFSTTTSSWEESRRYCQSQGGDLVKIDSWDEQTFLTKELSDKMNYYEDMFWIGLTDSKEEGKWFWVDDSPLNTSLSFWREHEPDNWGRENHEGEDCVRMGEKGRPAELNCWSDKSCDEPQRIICEKQAEKGFSRVMCF comes from the exons ATGATGAGTCACACAGAAG GTGAAGCTCTTGACTCCCAACAACATGCAGTGTCAAAAggagggtcaaaggtcacatcaGAGAGAGTGGCCCTGCTGGTTCTCAGCGCTCTTTTGGTTGTCGCTCTCATTGTTATTTATCGTGTCT CTATGGTCAACATGCAAACCAAGGAAAGTCTCCAAATGCTGAAAACCAAGTACAAAGAAGTACAAAGACATCTCAATG AGACACTCTCTAGAAAGGTGGTGCCACCTTCCTGCCCACAACCTCCTGAAATAAAACCAA GTGATTCATGCCTGAAATGTGACAAAGACTGGCTGCAATTTGGAGGGAAGTGCTATTATTTCTCCACCACGACTTCATCCTGGGAAGAGAGCAGACGTTACTGCCAAAGTCAAGGAGGAGACCTGGTGAAGATAGACAGCTGGGATGAGCAG ACATTCTTGACAAAGGAACTGAGTGACAAAATGAACTATTATGAGGACATGTTCTGGATCGGACTGACAGACTCAAAGGAAGAGGGCAAATGGTTTTGGGTGGACGACTCACCACTGAACACAAG TTTGTCTTTCTGGCGAGAACATGAGCCGGACAATTGGGGCAGGGAAAATCATGAAGGAGAGGACTGTGTGAGGatgggagagaaaggaagacCTGCAGAGCTGAACTGTTGGTCTGATAAATCCTGTGATGAGCCTCAAAGAATTATTTGTgagaaacaagcagaaaaagGATTTAGTAGGGTTATGTGTTTCTGA